From the genome of Campylobacter concisus, one region includes:
- a CDS encoding 2-oxoacid:acceptor oxidoreductase family protein, with translation MKSQLRFVGVGGQGVILAGEILSAAKIKAGGYGIKASTYTSQVRGGPTKVDIILDEKEILYPYANEGEIEFMLATAQISYNAFKSGVKEGGAIVVEPNLVKVSDEDKKRWKIYEIPIISIAKDEVGNVITQSVVALGVAVAMSKCMDENLVREEMLASVPAKVKEANAKAYELGLKYAKVLLK, from the coding sequence ATGAAGTCACAGCTAAGATTTGTCGGCGTTGGCGGACAGGGCGTCATACTAGCAGGCGAGATCCTCTCAGCTGCCAAAATAAAGGCAGGCGGATACGGCATCAAGGCCTCTACCTACACATCTCAGGTGCGTGGCGGCCCAACAAAGGTCGATATCATACTTGATGAGAAGGAAATTTTATACCCTTATGCAAACGAGGGCGAGATAGAATTTATGCTAGCAACTGCGCAGATAAGCTACAACGCCTTTAAAAGCGGCGTGAAAGAGGGCGGTGCAATCGTGGTTGAGCCAAATTTAGTAAAGGTGAGCGATGAAGACAAAAAGCGCTGGAAAATTTATGAAATTCCTATCATCTCTATCGCAAAAGACGAGGTCGGAAATGTCATCACTCAAAGTGTCGTCGCCCTTGGCGTAGCAGTGGCAATGAGTAAATGCATGGATGAAAATTTAGTGCGTGAAGAGATGCTAGCAAGCGTGCCAGCTAAGGTCAAAGAGGCAAACGCAAAAGCTTACGAGCTAGGTCTAAAATACGCAAAAGTGCTTTTAAAATAA
- a CDS encoding TonB-dependent receptor — protein MSYKISVATCAALLMCSGFLSQVFAVQTTKLEGIEVNSVGDNISESGIDEGILNKRVAAGPLADKKVIDMPYQVNTISKEVLVNQGVQGFEDAVRYFPSAQIQYRGGGDVGRPQTRGFQGSVVGNVLWDGFYASSTTAIPMAMFESLQIQNGLAGSLYGGATPSGYFLYSRKRPVPLQNIIWTDYSSRSNLGVGLDTSNKFEKVGYRGVFYYSGGEKNAKDSKFSRRLASLGLDFYLTENLTLETNFSHYEHKNSGMPGGFSMPLTNGVADFDVPSPVKDTKRGLEQSFGGNHLKTTTASVKLKYAPTENWYFEGGYQWQKAIRDMYGTDGKFLNQNGDYEVTKSGGSGPSGRFDVDSWFLKGLTNFETGPLSHNFAVATNGYRWTIYSARNSGGRANLGTSNLYNPRIFNDPHVAKGSGRYKSSSSDMKNISVVDDIKFNDYFSTILSVSRSWFTSYKLDPSKEKNYDKSGFNYGVSLVYKPVENVSLYTTYADSISNEQSTYTFRRGPRAGETLTVEPIRSKQYEIGAKARLGELDLSAAIFEIKRPVAYLVGSGASAEYKIQGTQRNRGFELTTGGKLVDTLSMYGGFTLLDAKIKNAKDGVSEGKTVIGEPKFQTNVLFDYAVPNTNKLAFTTNFHYTGKRYIDNANAHSVNGYFTTDIGARYTTKAWLGKETTIRFDINNLFDKKYWAGMFPSDVDGAIAGRGTSLFLGQSRTFMLSAQVKF, from the coding sequence TTGAGTTACAAAATCTCGGTTGCAACATGTGCTGCACTTTTGATGTGCAGTGGTTTTTTAAGTCAAGTTTTTGCTGTGCAAACGACAAAGCTTGAGGGTATCGAAGTAAATTCAGTCGGTGACAACATCAGCGAAAGTGGCATCGATGAGGGAATTTTAAACAAAAGAGTAGCCGCTGGTCCTTTGGCTGACAAAAAAGTTATAGATATGCCTTATCAAGTAAATACGATCTCAAAAGAGGTTCTTGTTAATCAAGGCGTTCAAGGTTTTGAAGATGCAGTTAGGTACTTCCCCTCAGCACAAATTCAATATCGTGGCGGTGGCGATGTTGGTCGTCCGCAAACTCGTGGCTTTCAAGGCTCAGTCGTAGGTAACGTCCTTTGGGATGGTTTTTATGCTTCATCAACCACAGCTATACCTATGGCTATGTTTGAGAGCTTGCAAATCCAAAACGGACTTGCTGGCTCGCTTTATGGTGGTGCTACACCTTCTGGATATTTTCTCTACTCTCGTAAGCGACCAGTCCCACTTCAAAATATCATCTGGACTGATTACAGCTCAAGGTCAAATTTAGGTGTAGGACTTGATACTTCAAATAAATTTGAAAAAGTTGGATATAGGGGTGTATTTTACTACTCAGGTGGAGAAAAGAACGCTAAAGATAGTAAATTCTCTCGTCGCTTAGCCTCACTTGGACTTGATTTTTATCTTACAGAGAATTTAACACTTGAGACAAACTTTAGTCACTATGAGCATAAAAACTCAGGTATGCCAGGTGGATTTAGTATGCCATTAACAAACGGAGTTGCAGACTTTGACGTACCAAGCCCTGTAAAAGATACCAAACGCGGACTTGAGCAGTCTTTTGGTGGCAATCACCTTAAAACAACGACAGCTAGTGTAAAACTAAAATACGCCCCAACAGAGAACTGGTATTTTGAAGGTGGCTATCAGTGGCAAAAGGCTATCCGTGATATGTATGGCACCGATGGAAAATTCTTAAATCAAAATGGAGATTATGAAGTTACTAAAAGTGGTGGCAGTGGTCCATCTGGCAGATTTGATGTAGACAGCTGGTTTTTAAAAGGTTTGACAAATTTTGAAACAGGTCCTTTATCGCATAATTTTGCCGTAGCTACAAATGGATACCGCTGGACTATTTATAGTGCTAGAAATAGTGGCGGTAGAGCAAATCTTGGCACGTCAAATTTGTATAACCCAAGAATCTTTAACGATCCACATGTAGCAAAAGGAAGTGGTAGATATAAAAGTAGTAGTAGCGATATGAAAAATATTTCTGTTGTTGATGATATTAAATTTAATGACTACTTCAGCACTATCTTATCAGTTTCAAGAAGCTGGTTTACAAGCTATAAGCTAGATCCATCTAAAGAGAAAAACTATGATAAAAGTGGCTTTAACTACGGTGTAAGCCTTGTCTATAAGCCAGTTGAAAACGTAAGCCTTTATACTACTTATGCAGATAGTATCTCAAATGAACAATCAACTTATACTTTTAGAAGAGGACCTAGAGCAGGTGAGACTTTAACAGTAGAGCCTATTAGAAGCAAACAATATGAGATCGGTGCGAAAGCAAGACTAGGTGAGCTTGATCTATCAGCTGCGATCTTTGAGATCAAACGCCCGGTAGCATATCTAGTCGGTAGCGGAGCAAGTGCAGAGTATAAAATTCAAGGCACACAAAGAAACCGCGGCTTTGAGCTAACTACTGGCGGAAAGCTTGTTGACACATTAAGTATGTATGGTGGCTTTACACTTCTTGATGCTAAGATAAAAAATGCTAAAGATGGCGTGTCTGAAGGCAAAACAGTTATCGGTGAGCCAAAATTTCAAACAAATGTCTTGTTTGACTACGCTGTGCCAAACACAAACAAACTTGCATTTACAACAAATTTCCACTACACAGGCAAACGCTACATCGACAATGCTAATGCTCATAGCGTAAATGG